A window from Pseudomonas alloputida encodes these proteins:
- a CDS encoding bifunctional protein-serine/threonine kinase/phosphatase: MSLQLSFAQASATGPRAENQDALRLVTPAPELAASKGYLFALADGVSQCTDGGLAARASLQALALDYYATPATWSVAQALDRLLLAQNRWLRAQGSGQPLLTTLSALVLRGRRFTLAHVGDCRVYRWHEGNLQCLSEDHVWDQPGMQHVLKRALGLDQHLLVDYLEGELQPGECFLLLSDGVWASLGEQHIQAVLREQTDLQLAADTLVASAHLSGSKDNASALLVQVEQLGTANLGDTLAQLQQWPVPGPLREGQVIDGWQVETLHAHSRQSLLYKVRDSQNQPWLLKTLPTAREQEPGAAQGLLLEEWFLRRIAGRHFPELHAASQRQHLYYVMREYPGQNLAALLAEQGPLPLPQWLEVARQLLQAVGVLHRRNLLHRDIKPDNLHLGRDGQLRLLDFGLAYCPGLSEDPLHELPGTPSYIAPEAFDGHPPSPRQDLYAVGVTLYHLLTGHYPYGEVEAFQRPRFGQPVNAARYRPDLPEWLQHNLLQAVASDPAQRFETAEHWLLLLERGDRQELPSRPRPLLEREPLKVWRTLALLSLLINLILLFTLLKG; this comes from the coding sequence ATGAGCCTGCAACTGAGCTTTGCCCAAGCCAGCGCCACCGGGCCGCGCGCGGAAAACCAGGACGCCCTGCGCCTGGTCACGCCGGCACCAGAACTGGCCGCCAGCAAAGGCTACCTGTTCGCCCTGGCCGACGGCGTCAGCCAATGTACCGACGGCGGCCTGGCGGCGCGCGCCAGCCTGCAGGCACTGGCCCTGGATTACTACGCCACGCCGGCCACCTGGAGCGTGGCCCAGGCCCTCGACCGCCTGCTGCTGGCGCAAAACCGCTGGTTGCGCGCCCAGGGCAGCGGCCAGCCGTTGCTGACCACACTTAGCGCGCTGGTGTTGCGCGGCCGGCGCTTTACCTTGGCCCATGTAGGCGACTGCCGGGTGTACCGCTGGCACGAGGGGAACCTGCAATGCCTGAGCGAAGACCATGTCTGGGACCAACCGGGCATGCAGCATGTACTGAAACGGGCGCTGGGCCTGGACCAGCACCTGCTGGTGGATTACCTGGAAGGCGAGCTGCAACCGGGCGAATGTTTTCTGCTGCTCAGCGACGGGGTCTGGGCCAGCCTGGGCGAACAGCACATCCAGGCCGTGCTGCGCGAGCAAACTGACCTGCAACTGGCCGCCGACACCCTGGTGGCCAGTGCCCACCTCAGCGGCAGCAAGGACAACGCCAGCGCCTTACTGGTGCAAGTCGAACAACTGGGCACGGCCAACCTGGGCGATACCCTGGCGCAACTGCAACAATGGCCAGTGCCCGGCCCGCTGCGCGAAGGCCAGGTGATCGACGGCTGGCAGGTCGAAACACTGCATGCGCACAGCCGCCAGTCCTTGCTGTACAAAGTGCGCGATAGCCAGAACCAGCCTTGGCTGCTCAAGACCCTGCCCACTGCACGCGAACAGGAACCGGGGGCGGCGCAAGGGCTGTTGCTGGAAGAGTGGTTTCTGCGCCGCATCGCCGGCCGGCACTTCCCCGAGCTACACGCCGCCAGTCAGCGCCAGCACCTGTACTACGTGATGCGCGAATATCCCGGCCAGAACCTGGCGGCGTTGCTAGCCGAACAGGGCCCGCTGCCCCTGCCGCAATGGCTGGAAGTCGCACGGCAACTGCTGCAGGCAGTCGGTGTGCTGCATCGGCGCAACTTGCTGCACCGCGATATCAAGCCAGACAACCTGCACCTGGGCCGTGATGGCCAGCTGCGCCTGCTGGACTTCGGCCTGGCTTATTGCCCGGGCCTGTCCGAAGACCCGCTGCACGAGCTGCCCGGCACGCCCTCGTATATCGCCCCGGAAGCATTCGATGGCCACCCGCCCAGCCCGCGTCAGGACTTGTATGCAGTGGGCGTGACCCTGTACCACCTGCTGACCGGACACTACCCGTACGGCGAGGTAGAGGCCTTCCAGCGCCCGCGCTTCGGCCAGCCGGTCAACGCCGCGCGCTACCGACCCGACCTGCCGGAATGGCTGCAGCACAACCTGCTGCAGGCCGTGGCGAGCGACCCGGCGCAGCGCTTCGAAACCGCCGAACACTGGTTGCTGCTGCTCGAGCGCGGCGACCGCCAGGAACTGCCCAGCCGCCCCCGGCCGCTGCTGGAACGCGAGCCGCTGAAGGTATGGCGCACCCTGGCCCTGTTGTCGTTGCTGATCAATCTGATACTGCTGTTCACCCTGCTCAAGGGCTGA
- a CDS encoding CmpA/NrtA family ABC transporter substrate-binding protein, with protein MNTVPRATPLAWVNGSDAPEKTSLNIGYMALTDCASVVVAATQGFAQQHGLTLNLQRQGSWAGLRDKLVSGELDAAHCLYGLVYAVHLGIGGVPASDMAVLMGLNQNAQAINLSPALQRKGVTNPEALARLVHQHGARLTFAQTFPTGTHAMWLYYWLASQGIHPLRDVDSVVVPPAQMAAHLQAGRIDGFCVGEPWAADAVAKGQGFTLATSQSIWPDHPEKVLACARVFAEQYPNSARALIKAILTASRFIEQSPENRRSTAQLLSASAYLDTPLDSIAPRLLGHYEDGLGNQWQDPHALRLFDQGRANLPYLSDGMWFMTQFRRWGLLREDPDYLGVARQVQQLQLYSEAAQSLGIACPGQPMRSSLLIDGSRWDGSDPFGYARSFSLHALGELPDARVGA; from the coding sequence GTGAACACTGTACCCCGAGCAACGCCCCTGGCCTGGGTCAACGGCAGCGACGCGCCGGAAAAAACCAGCCTGAACATCGGCTATATGGCCCTGACCGACTGCGCCTCGGTCGTGGTCGCCGCCACCCAGGGCTTCGCCCAGCAGCACGGCCTTACCCTCAACCTCCAGCGCCAGGGCTCGTGGGCCGGGCTGCGCGACAAGCTGGTCAGCGGCGAACTGGACGCCGCACATTGCCTGTATGGCCTGGTCTACGCCGTGCACCTGGGCATTGGCGGCGTACCTGCCAGCGACATGGCCGTGCTCATGGGGCTGAACCAGAACGCCCAGGCTATCAACCTGTCCCCTGCCTTGCAGCGCAAGGGCGTGACCAACCCTGAGGCACTGGCGCGCCTGGTGCACCAGCATGGCGCACGCCTGACGTTCGCCCAGACCTTCCCCACCGGCACCCACGCCATGTGGCTGTATTACTGGCTGGCCAGCCAGGGCATTCACCCGCTGCGCGACGTCGACAGCGTAGTGGTGCCACCGGCGCAGATGGCTGCACACCTCCAGGCCGGGCGCATTGACGGCTTCTGCGTTGGTGAGCCCTGGGCCGCCGACGCGGTGGCCAAAGGCCAAGGCTTCACCCTGGCCACCAGCCAGTCGATCTGGCCGGATCACCCGGAAAAGGTCCTGGCCTGCGCCCGCGTCTTTGCCGAGCAATACCCCAACAGCGCCCGTGCGCTGATCAAGGCGATCCTCACCGCCAGCCGATTCATCGAGCAAAGCCCGGAAAACCGCCGCAGCACCGCGCAACTGCTCAGCGCAAGCGCTTACCTGGACACCCCGCTGGACAGCATAGCCCCCCGCCTGCTCGGCCATTATGAGGATGGCCTGGGCAACCAGTGGCAAGACCCACACGCCCTGCGCCTGTTCGACCAAGGCCGGGCCAACCTGCCCTACCTGTCCGACGGTATGTGGTTCATGACCCAGTTCCGCCGCTGGGGCCTGCTGCGCGAAGACCCCGACTACCTCGGCGTGGCCCGGCAGGTCCAGCAACTGCAGTTGTACAGCGAGGCCGCACAGAGCCTGGGCATCGCTTGCCCAGGCCAACCGATGCGCAGCAGCCTGCTGATCGATGGCTCCCGCTGGGACGGCAGCGACCCCTTCGGCTATGCCCGCAGTTTCAGCTTGCATGCCTTGGGCGAGTTGCCCGATGCCCGTGTCGGCGCGTGA
- a CDS encoding quinone-dependent dihydroorotate dehydrogenase, giving the protein MYTLARQLLFKLSPETSHDLSLDLIGAGGRLGLNGMLCKQPASLPVSVMGLNFANPVGLAAGLDKNGAAIDGFAQLGFGFVEIGTVTPRPQPGNPKPRLFRLPEATAIINRMGFNNLGVDHLLGRVRASRYKGVLGINIGKNFDTPVERAVDDYLICLDKVYTAASYITVNVSSPNTPGLRSLQFGDSLKQLLDALAERREQLAGAHGKRVPLAIKIAPDMSDEETALVAAALMESGMDAVIATNTTLGREGVEALPYGGEAGGLSGAPVLEKSTHIVKVLAGELGGKLPIIAAGGITEGRHAAEKIAAGASLVQIYSGFIYKGPALIREAVDAIAAMPR; this is encoded by the coding sequence ATGTATACCCTGGCCCGCCAGCTGCTGTTCAAGCTTTCCCCGGAAACTTCCCACGACCTGTCCCTGGACCTGATCGGCGCCGGTGGCCGTTTGGGCCTCAACGGCATGCTGTGCAAGCAACCGGCGTCATTGCCGGTTTCGGTCATGGGCTTGAACTTCGCCAACCCGGTGGGGCTGGCGGCTGGCCTGGACAAGAACGGCGCGGCCATCGACGGCTTCGCCCAGCTGGGCTTCGGTTTTGTCGAAATCGGCACTGTCACCCCGCGTCCGCAGCCTGGCAACCCCAAGCCACGGTTGTTCCGCCTGCCGGAAGCCACGGCCATCATCAACCGCATGGGCTTCAACAACCTGGGCGTTGATCACCTGCTGGGGCGCGTACGCGCCTCGCGCTACAAGGGGGTGCTGGGCATCAACATCGGCAAGAACTTCGATACCCCGGTCGAACGTGCTGTCGATGACTACCTGATCTGCCTGGACAAGGTCTACACCGCCGCCAGCTACATCACGGTCAACGTCAGCTCGCCCAATACCCCGGGCCTGCGCAGCCTGCAGTTCGGCGACTCGCTCAAGCAGTTGCTCGACGCCCTGGCCGAGCGCCGCGAACAACTGGCCGGTGCACATGGCAAGCGCGTGCCCCTGGCAATCAAGATCGCGCCGGACATGAGCGACGAAGAAACGGCGCTGGTGGCCGCTGCGCTGATGGAGTCGGGCATGGATGCGGTGATCGCCACCAACACCACGCTGGGCCGTGAAGGTGTCGAAGCATTGCCGTACGGTGGCGAGGCGGGCGGCCTGTCGGGCGCACCGGTGCTGGAGAAGAGCACCCATATCGTCAAGGTGCTGGCAGGTGAGCTGGGCGGCAAGTTGCCGATCATTGCCGCCGGGGGCATTACCGAAGGCCGCCATGCTGCCGAGAAGATCGCGGCCGGGGCGAGCCTGGTGCAGATATACTCGGGCTTCATCTACAAAGGGCCGGCGCTGATTCGCGAAGCGGTGGATGCTATCGCGGCAATGCCGCGGTGA
- a CDS encoding sensor domain-containing diguanylate cyclase: MSKCGVRARLLGLCTERASAWAMALIALVAGGLLTAALAFAAHTFYKQQLRQRFELLASERASRIAERFDEQQQRLDGLRRFFSFSSEITPREFDGYARPLLQRTLAYAWAPRVEAAQRAEFERLASAHTGPGYVIRDLDAQGQWRPASQRDHYFPVLYTQSSERPGLPYGLDLAGQSEPQAALARALAPALAPGSMAVSEPLALFDTQSAERGLLMVAPVFSDADPRGAAVGYVMALLSMRELVSDGRPVAVDDNLVVRITDPSGLQGPVVLFDSQNPVAPLALASNQLLRLADHHFQLSIQPSQAFAQANRSSAVMAVGLLGGLLSLLLSVLLYSLFSQRQRALALVAQRTAELQVSEQSLRGTHNQLRSVLDAATQVAIIATNLKGVVSTFNAGAERMLGYAASEAIGRLRLEDLVLPEELNLRAQALSLRFGRAIAGGQAMFAETVQEHGAEPGEWTLLRADGSQLVANMLVTAMLDEQGLWVGYLAICIDVTERRRVHEALAARDRLLEKLSAEVPGGIYQYRLDANGHSCFPYASMGLYDIYEIDLMQLREDASAVFERIHPDDLERVRRSVRYSAEHLSPWREEYRVCLPRAGLRWVRGEATPEVGEQGCTLWHGYLTDISDLKGVEEELRALSVTDSLTGIHNRRYFQERLKIELERAQRDGLPLAVIMLDIDHFKRINDRFGHAVGDRVLRSLCQRIAQRLRRTDVFCRLGGEEFMVLCPGSDANQARLLALELWQGVRNVPVEGVGQVTASFGVAGWRSGEGADALLLRADAGVYAAKQAGRDRVEGEPV; this comes from the coding sequence ATGTCAAAGTGTGGCGTGCGTGCGCGGTTGCTTGGCTTGTGCACAGAGAGGGCGTCCGCCTGGGCGATGGCGCTGATTGCACTGGTGGCGGGCGGCTTGTTGACCGCTGCCTTGGCATTTGCCGCGCACACCTTCTACAAACAGCAGCTGCGCCAGCGCTTCGAGCTGCTGGCCAGCGAGCGCGCCAGCCGTATTGCCGAGCGCTTTGACGAACAGCAGCAGCGCTTGGACGGGCTGCGGCGGTTCTTCAGTTTTTCCAGCGAGATCACCCCGCGCGAATTCGACGGCTATGCCCGACCACTGCTGCAACGCACCTTGGCCTATGCCTGGGCGCCGCGCGTCGAGGCTGCGCAACGCGCCGAATTCGAGCGCCTGGCCAGTGCCCATACCGGCCCAGGTTATGTGATCCGTGACCTGGACGCGCAAGGCCAATGGCGCCCGGCTTCGCAGCGCGACCATTACTTCCCGGTGCTCTATACCCAATCGAGCGAGCGGCCCGGGTTGCCTTACGGCCTGGACCTCGCTGGTCAAAGCGAGCCCCAGGCGGCCCTGGCGCGGGCGCTGGCGCCGGCGCTGGCGCCGGGCAGCATGGCGGTGTCCGAGCCATTGGCCCTGTTCGATACCCAGTCGGCAGAGCGCGGCCTGCTGATGGTGGCGCCGGTATTTTCCGATGCCGACCCCCGCGGTGCGGCAGTGGGCTATGTGATGGCGTTGCTGAGCATGCGCGAGCTGGTCAGCGACGGTCGACCGGTAGCGGTTGATGACAACCTGGTCGTGCGCATCACGGACCCGTCCGGGTTACAAGGCCCCGTCGTGTTGTTCGACTCGCAAAATCCGGTCGCGCCCTTGGCCCTGGCCAGCAATCAGTTGTTGCGCCTGGCCGATCACCATTTCCAGCTGAGCATTCAGCCAAGCCAGGCGTTCGCGCAGGCGAACCGCTCCTCGGCGGTGATGGCGGTCGGTTTGTTGGGCGGACTTTTGAGCCTGTTGCTCAGCGTGCTGCTCTACAGCCTGTTCAGCCAGCGTCAGCGCGCCCTGGCCCTGGTCGCTCAGCGTACTGCCGAGTTGCAGGTCAGCGAGCAGTCGTTGCGTGGCACCCACAACCAACTGCGCAGTGTGCTGGATGCCGCGACCCAGGTGGCGATCATCGCCACCAACCTCAAGGGGGTGGTCAGCACGTTCAACGCCGGTGCCGAACGCATGCTCGGTTACGCGGCCAGCGAAGCGATCGGCCGGTTGCGCCTTGAAGACCTGGTACTGCCGGAGGAGCTGAACCTGCGTGCCCAGGCCTTGAGCTTGCGTTTTGGCCGCGCCATTGCTGGCGGCCAGGCGATGTTCGCTGAAACGGTGCAGGAGCACGGGGCCGAGCCTGGCGAGTGGACCTTGCTACGGGCCGATGGCAGCCAGCTGGTCGCCAACATGCTGGTGACTGCCATGCTCGACGAACAGGGGTTGTGGGTTGGCTACCTGGCCATCTGCATTGACGTGACCGAGCGGCGCCGGGTGCATGAGGCGTTGGCAGCGCGTGACCGGTTGCTGGAAAAGCTCAGTGCCGAGGTGCCGGGCGGCATCTACCAATATCGCCTGGATGCCAACGGCCATTCGTGTTTTCCATACGCCAGCATGGGCCTGTATGACATTTATGAGATCGACCTGATGCAGTTGCGTGAGGATGCCTCGGCGGTGTTCGAACGTATCCACCCCGATGACCTGGAACGCGTGCGCCGCTCGGTGCGCTATTCGGCCGAACACTTGTCACCCTGGCGTGAGGAGTATCGAGTCTGCCTGCCACGGGCCGGACTGCGCTGGGTGCGTGGCGAGGCGACCCCGGAAGTGGGCGAGCAGGGCTGCACCCTGTGGCATGGCTACCTGACTGACATCTCCGACCTGAAGGGTGTGGAGGAAGAGTTGCGGGCGCTGTCGGTCACCGACTCGCTGACCGGTATCCATAACCGTCGCTATTTCCAGGAGCGGCTCAAGATCGAACTGGAAAGGGCCCAGCGCGATGGCTTGCCGCTGGCGGTGATCATGCTCGACATTGATCACTTCAAGCGCATCAACGACCGCTTCGGCCATGCCGTCGGCGACCGGGTGCTGCGTAGCCTGTGCCAGCGCATCGCTCAGCGTTTGCGGCGTACCGATGTGTTCTGCCGCTTGGGCGGGGAAGAGTTCATGGTGCTTTGCCCGGGCAGCGATGCCAATCAGGCCCGGCTGCTGGCGCTGGAGTTATGGCAAGGGGTGCGCAATGTACCGGTGGAAGGCGTGGGCCAGGTGACTGCAAGCTTCGGTGTGGCGGGCTGGCGGTCGGGCGAAGGCGCCGATGCCTTGCTGTTGCGCGCCGACGCCGGCGTATATGCGGCCAAACAGGCCGGGCGGGACCGGGTGGAGGGGGAGCCGGTATAA
- the rmf gene encoding ribosome modulation factor, giving the protein MRRLKRDPLERAYSRGYQYGVTGKSRELCPFNLPSVRQAWINGWREGRGDNWDGMTGTAGIHRLNENHAVG; this is encoded by the coding sequence ATGAGAAGACTTAAGCGTGATCCGTTGGAAAGAGCATATTCACGTGGCTACCAATACGGGGTCACCGGCAAATCCCGCGAACTTTGCCCCTTCAATCTTCCTTCTGTTCGCCAAGCCTGGATCAACGGCTGGCGTGAAGGTCGCGGTGATAACTGGGACGGAATGACTGGCACCGCTGGCATCCATAGACTCAACGAAAATCACGCCGTTGGCTGA
- a CDS encoding ANTAR domain-containing response regulator, translated as MLRILLIDDTQSKLGRLRAALSEAGFEIIEAPDLTIDLPACVETVRPDVVLIDTDSPDRDVMEQVVLVSRDQPRPIVLFTDEHDPGMMRQAIQAGVSAYIVEGIHAARLQPILDVAMARFESDQALKAQLLARDQQLAERKRIEQAKGLLMKMKDCNEEQAYTLMRRQAMSRQQKLIQVAEQIIAMHEMLG; from the coding sequence ATGTTGCGCATCCTGCTTATCGACGACACCCAGAGCAAGCTCGGTCGCCTGAGGGCTGCGTTGAGTGAGGCCGGCTTCGAGATCATCGAAGCCCCAGACCTGACCATCGACCTGCCCGCCTGCGTCGAAACGGTGCGCCCGGACGTGGTGCTGATCGATACCGACTCGCCAGACCGCGATGTGATGGAACAGGTAGTGCTGGTCAGCCGTGACCAGCCGCGGCCCATCGTGTTGTTCACCGACGAGCACGACCCCGGGATGATGCGCCAGGCGATCCAGGCAGGGGTCAGTGCCTATATCGTCGAAGGTATCCATGCTGCGCGGCTGCAGCCGATCCTGGACGTGGCCATGGCCCGCTTCGAAAGCGACCAGGCACTGAAGGCACAGCTGCTGGCGCGCGACCAGCAATTGGCCGAACGCAAGCGCATCGAGCAGGCCAAGGGCTTGCTGATGAAAATGAAGGACTGCAACGAAGAGCAGGCCTACACCCTGATGCGTCGCCAGGCCATGAGCCGGCAGCAGAAGCTGATCCAGGTTGCCGAACAGATCATTGCCATGCATGAGATGCTCGGCTGA
- a CDS encoding nitrate/nitrite transporter, with the protein MSASFWKSGHVPTLFAAFLYFDLSFMVWYLLGPLAVQIAADLQLSAQQRGLMVATPILAGAILRFAMGVLVDRLSPKTAGLIGQVVVIVALAAAWHLGVHSYEQALLLGVFLGFAGASFAVSLPLASQWYPPQHQGKAMGIAGAGNSGTVFAALLAPALAAGFGWNNVFGFALIPLSLALVVFALLARNAPQRPKPKAMADYLKALGDRDSWWFMFFYSVTFGGFIGLASALPGYFSDQYGLSPVTAGYYTAACVFAGSLMRPLGGALADRFGGIRTLLGMYGVAAICIAAVGFNLPSAAAALALFVSAMLGLGAGNGAVFQLVPQRFRQEIGVMTGLIGMAGGIGGFLLAAGLGTIKQHTGDYQLGLWLFASLGLLAWFGLHGVKQRWRTTWGSAAVTAARV; encoded by the coding sequence ATGAGTGCCAGCTTCTGGAAATCCGGGCATGTGCCCACGCTGTTCGCCGCGTTTCTGTACTTCGACCTCAGCTTCATGGTCTGGTACCTGCTGGGCCCGTTGGCGGTGCAGATTGCTGCCGACCTGCAACTGAGCGCACAACAACGGGGCCTGATGGTGGCCACGCCGATCCTGGCCGGGGCAATCCTGCGCTTCGCCATGGGCGTTCTGGTCGACCGCCTGTCGCCCAAGACGGCTGGCCTGATCGGCCAGGTGGTGGTCATCGTCGCCCTGGCCGCAGCCTGGCACCTTGGCGTACACAGCTATGAACAGGCCCTGCTGCTAGGCGTGTTCCTGGGCTTTGCCGGTGCGTCCTTCGCCGTTTCGCTGCCGCTGGCCTCGCAGTGGTACCCGCCACAGCACCAGGGCAAGGCCATGGGCATCGCCGGCGCAGGCAACTCCGGCACGGTGTTCGCGGCCTTGCTGGCACCGGCACTGGCAGCCGGCTTTGGCTGGAACAATGTGTTCGGCTTTGCGCTGATCCCGCTGTCACTGGCGCTGGTGGTGTTCGCCCTGTTGGCGCGCAATGCCCCGCAACGGCCCAAGCCGAAAGCCATGGCCGACTACCTCAAGGCACTGGGCGACCGTGACAGCTGGTGGTTCATGTTTTTCTACAGCGTTACCTTCGGCGGCTTCATCGGCCTGGCCAGCGCCCTGCCCGGCTATTTCAGCGACCAATACGGCCTGAGCCCGGTCACCGCCGGCTACTACACCGCCGCTTGTGTGTTCGCCGGCAGCCTGATGCGCCCGCTCGGCGGCGCCCTGGCTGACCGTTTTGGCGGCATCCGCACCCTGCTGGGCATGTACGGCGTGGCCGCCATCTGCATTGCCGCAGTCGGCTTCAACCTGCCCTCTGCCGCGGCCGCACTGGCGTTGTTCGTCAGCGCCATGCTCGGCCTGGGTGCCGGCAATGGCGCAGTGTTCCAACTGGTGCCACAACGCTTCCGCCAAGAGATCGGGGTAATGACCGGCCTGATCGGCATGGCCGGGGGCATCGGCGGCTTCCTGCTGGCGGCCGGGCTTGGCACCATCAAGCAGCACACTGGCGATTACCAACTGGGGCTGTGGCTGTTCGCCAGCCTGGGCCTGCTGGCCTGGTTCGGCCTGCACGGGGTGAAACAGCGCTGGCGCACCACCTGGGGCTCGGCTGCAGTCACCGCAGCACGGGTCTGA
- the rlmKL gene encoding bifunctional 23S rRNA (guanine(2069)-N(7))-methyltransferase RlmK/23S rRNA (guanine(2445)-N(2))-methyltransferase RlmL, with protein sequence MSDRFELYLTCPKGLESLLAEEAKGLGLDEVREHTSAIRGAADMETAYRLCVWSRLANRVLLVLKRFSMKNADDLYDGVHAVDWADHLAADGTLAVEFSGHGSGIDNTHFGALKVKDAIVDKLRNREGLRPSVEKIDPDVRVHLRLDRGEAILSLDLSGHSLHQRGYRLQQGAAPLKENLAAAVLIRAGWPRIAAEGGALADPMCGVGTFLVEAAMIAADIAPNLKRERWGFSAWLGHVPALWRKVHDEAQARAQAGLAKPPLWIRGYEADPRLIQPGRNNVERAGLGDWVKIYQGEVSTFEPRPDQNQKGLVISNPPYGERLGDEASLLYLYQNLGERLRQACMGWEAAVFTGAPQLGKRMGIRSHKQYAFWNGALPCKLLLFKVQPDQFVTGERREAQPEGTEARQQVPQASEPARLSEGAQMFANRLQKNLKQLGKWARREQIDCYRLYDADMPEYALAVDLYQDWVHVQEYAAPRSVDPDKAQARLLDALAAIPQALGISPQRVVLKRRERQSGTRQYERQATEGRFQEVNEGGVKLLVNLTDYLDTGLFLDHRPMRMRIQREAAGKRFLNLFCYTATATVHAAKGGARSTTSVDLSKTYLDWARRNLALNGYSERNRLEQSDVMTWLEGNRDSYDLIFIDPPTFSNSKRMEGVFDVQRDHVQLLDLAMARLAPGGVLYFSNNFRKFQLDEHLIARYVVEEISAQTLDPDFARNNRIHRAWRLQLR encoded by the coding sequence ATGTCGGACCGTTTCGAACTTTACCTCACCTGTCCCAAAGGCCTTGAAAGCCTGCTCGCCGAAGAGGCCAAGGGCCTCGGCCTTGACGAGGTGCGCGAGCACACCTCGGCCATTCGCGGCGCCGCCGACATGGAAACTGCTTACCGCCTGTGTGTCTGGTCACGTCTGGCCAACCGCGTATTGCTGGTGCTCAAGCGCTTCTCGATGAAGAACGCCGACGACCTTTACGACGGTGTGCACGCGGTCGACTGGGCCGACCACCTGGCAGCCGACGGCACCCTGGCGGTGGAGTTCAGCGGCCATGGCTCTGGCATCGACAATACCCACTTCGGTGCGCTGAAGGTCAAGGATGCGATCGTCGACAAGCTGCGTAACCGCGAAGGCCTGCGCCCGTCCGTGGAAAAGATCGACCCTGACGTGCGTGTGCATCTGCGCCTGGACCGCGGCGAGGCCATTCTGTCCCTCGACCTGTCTGGGCACAGCCTGCACCAGCGTGGCTACCGCCTGCAGCAAGGCGCCGCGCCGCTGAAGGAAAACCTGGCGGCAGCGGTGCTGATCCGTGCTGGCTGGCCGCGTATTGCTGCCGAAGGTGGTGCGCTGGCCGACCCGATGTGCGGCGTGGGTACCTTCCTGGTCGAGGCCGCGATGATCGCCGCCGATATCGCCCCCAACCTCAAGCGCGAACGCTGGGGCTTCAGTGCTTGGCTCGGCCATGTGCCGGCGCTGTGGCGCAAGGTGCATGACGAAGCGCAGGCGCGCGCGCAGGCCGGCCTGGCCAAGCCACCGCTGTGGATCCGTGGCTATGAGGCTGACCCACGGCTGATCCAGCCGGGCCGCAACAACGTCGAGCGTGCCGGCCTGGGCGACTGGGTGAAGATCTACCAGGGCGAAGTGAGCACCTTCGAGCCACGCCCGGACCAGAACCAGAAAGGCCTGGTCATCAGCAACCCGCCCTACGGTGAGCGTCTGGGTGACGAAGCCAGCCTGCTGTACCTCTACCAGAATCTGGGTGAGCGCCTGCGCCAGGCCTGCATGGGCTGGGAAGCAGCGGTATTCACCGGTGCGCCGCAACTGGGCAAGCGCATGGGTATTCGTAGCCATAAGCAGTACGCGTTCTGGAACGGCGCATTGCCGTGCAAGCTGCTGCTGTTCAAGGTGCAGCCGGACCAGTTCGTCACCGGTGAACGCCGCGAAGCGCAACCTGAAGGCACCGAAGCCCGACAGCAGGTGCCGCAGGCCAGCGAGCCCGCGCGGCTCTCGGAAGGGGCGCAGATGTTTGCCAACCGCCTGCAGAAGAACCTCAAGCAACTGGGCAAGTGGGCCCGTCGCGAGCAGATCGACTGCTACCGGCTGTACGATGCCGACATGCCCGAATATGCCCTCGCGGTCGACCTGTATCAGGACTGGGTACACGTGCAGGAATACGCCGCGCCACGTTCGGTCGACCCGGACAAGGCTCAGGCCCGTCTGCTCGACGCACTGGCTGCCATCCCGCAGGCGCTGGGCATTTCGCCGCAGCGTGTAGTGCTCAAGCGTCGCGAGCGGCAAAGCGGCACGCGCCAGTACGAACGTCAGGCTACCGAGGGCCGTTTCCAGGAAGTGAACGAAGGTGGCGTCAAGCTGCTGGTCAACCTCACCGACTACCTGGATACCGGGCTGTTCCTCGACCACCGCCCGATGCGTATGCGCATCCAGCGCGAGGCTGCCGGCAAGCGCTTCCTCAACCTGTTCTGCTACACCGCCACGGCCACCGTGCACGCGGCCAAGGGCGGTGCGCGCAGCACCACCAGCGTCGACCTGTCGAAAACCTACCTGGACTGGGCACGGCGTAACCTGGCGCTCAATGGCTATTCCGAGCGCAACCGCCTGGAGCAGAGCGATGTAATGACCTGGCTGGAAGGCAACCGTGACAGCTACGACCTGATCTTCATCGACCCGCCAACCTTCTCCAACTCCAAGCGTATGGAAGGCGTATTCGACGTGCAGCGTGACCATGTGCAGCTGTTGGACCTGGCCATGGCCCGTCTGGCGCCGGGGGGCGTGCTGTATTTCTCCAACAACTTCCGCAAGTTCCAGCTGGACGAGCACCTGATTGCGCGTTACGTGGTGGAAGAAATCAGCGCCCAGACCCTGGATCCGGACTTCGCCCGTAACAACCGTATCCACCGCGCCTGGCGTTTGCAGCTTCGTTGA